A window from Primulina eburnea isolate SZY01 chromosome 2, ASM2296580v1, whole genome shotgun sequence encodes these proteins:
- the LOC140824123 gene encoding uncharacterized protein, which produces MLWDDASLWCEGAKQGVNLDTLTWVRFKDIFYEKYFTTDVRGRLKREFTSLRQGDTSVAEFIRKFERGCHFVPLIARYVAEKLRQFLDGIRPTIHRDVMLMWPADYEAATACAFQAKHALKDIDFDIQRKRQQLSRVLSLLRSTFHDLLVLQGSRGPKVILRSRGRRSHRRVQEKGHKATDCPRNKGPITGMAYVMHAEEAETEPDMTLITGVATYALLDSGATHLFISETFVKRLNIIPEDMDLGFKVSIPSGDHMFTTSIVRNSELRLLKNAV; this is translated from the exons ATGCTATGGGATGACGCTTCTCTTTGGTGTGAAGGAGCTAAGCAGGGTGTCAATCTAGACACCCTTACTTGGGTGAGATTCAAGGACATCTTCTACGAAAAGTATTTCACTACTGACGTCAGAGGACGTTTGAAGAGGGAGTTTACGAGTCTCCGTCAAGGAGACACGTCTGTAGCTGAGTTCAtaaggaagtttgagaggggttgtcacttcgtgcccctcattgctagATATGTTGCTGAGAAACTGAGGCAATTCTTGGATGGCATCCGACCAACTATTCACCGAGATGTGATGTTGATGTGGCCGGCGGATTATGAAGCTGCCACTGCTTGTGCTTTCCAAGCTAAACATGCCTTGAAGGATATTGATTTTGATATACAACGCAAGAGACAACAACTCAGTCGAGTTCTCAGCCTATTAAGAAGCACTTTTCACGACCTCCTAGTGCTTCAGGGCAGCAGAGGCCCCAAGGTCATTTTAAGAAGTCGGGGCCGTAGAAGCCACCGTAGAGTTCAA GAGAAGGGCCATAAAGCTACGGATTGTCCGAGGAATAAGGGACCTATTACTGGTATGGCTTATGTTATGCATGCTGAGGAGGCTGAAACAGAGCCAGACATGACTTTGATCACTG gtgtagctacctatgcattgctagattcaggagctacacacTTATTTATATCTGAGACGTTTGTCAAGCGACTAAATATTATACCCGAAGATATGGATTTGGGATTTAAAGTTTCCATTCCTTCTGGTGATCATATGTTTACCACGAGCATTGTGAGGAATTCGGAGCTTCGTTTGCTGAAGAATGCGGTTTAG